The following coding sequences lie in one Saccharomonospora amisosensis genomic window:
- a CDS encoding HpcH/HpaI aldolase/citrate lyase family protein, translating into MRPRRSVLYLPGANERALEKAKALPADALILDLEDAVAPEAKEEARDRVCSAAASGDYGSREVTIRVNGLDTEWHDADLRAAAQAGPAAVVVPKINSARDVQNIERALELGGAPEHTTIWAMLETPVAMLRAEEIATASDRLTVLVMGTNDLAKELHAEFVPGRGPLLGGLSLCLLAARAAGKVILDGVYNDVRDPEGFEVECLQGRRYGFDGKTLIHPGQIEPCNRVFAPSEEEIEQAREIIDAFEQARARGLGVVTVGGRMIENLHVENARRILSLAEAIEKQD; encoded by the coding sequence GTGAGACCCCGCCGCTCCGTTCTTTACCTGCCCGGCGCCAACGAGCGCGCGCTGGAGAAGGCCAAGGCGCTGCCCGCCGACGCGCTGATCCTCGACCTGGAGGACGCGGTCGCGCCGGAAGCCAAGGAGGAAGCCAGGGACCGGGTGTGTTCGGCCGCAGCCTCCGGCGACTACGGCTCGCGAGAGGTGACGATCCGAGTCAACGGGCTGGACACCGAGTGGCACGACGCCGACCTGCGGGCCGCTGCGCAGGCAGGTCCGGCGGCCGTGGTCGTGCCAAAGATCAACTCGGCCCGCGATGTGCAGAACATCGAGCGCGCTCTCGAACTCGGCGGCGCGCCCGAGCACACCACGATATGGGCGATGCTGGAAACACCCGTCGCGATGCTGCGGGCGGAGGAGATCGCCACGGCCAGCGACCGGCTGACCGTGCTGGTGATGGGCACCAACGACCTGGCGAAGGAACTGCACGCCGAGTTCGTGCCCGGCAGAGGCCCGCTGCTTGGCGGGTTGTCGCTGTGCCTGCTCGCGGCTCGCGCCGCGGGGAAGGTGATTCTGGACGGCGTCTACAACGACGTGCGTGACCCCGAGGGCTTCGAGGTCGAGTGCCTGCAGGGCAGGCGGTACGGCTTCGACGGCAAGACGCTGATCCACCCCGGGCAAATCGAGCCCTGCAACCGGGTTTTCGCGCCTTCGGAAGAGGAGATCGAGCAGGCTCGCGAGATCATCGACGCGTTCGAGCAGGCCCGCGCCAGGGGGCTCGGTGTGGTCACCGTCGGCGGCCGGATGATCGAGAACCTGCATGTCGAGAACGCCC
- a CDS encoding HpcH/HpaI aldolase/citrate lyase family protein → MRSPKDFFAPLAVGAPQPPRQIPALPSRMIHFFDPSNEKMATKVPDLAKKVDVLLGNLEDAVKADRKEAARAGLVRIAKENDFGGTQLWTRINSLDSPWVLDDLITLVTEIGDKLDVIMVPKVEGAADIHYVDRLLAQLEARAGLRRPLLVHAILETASGVANVEEIAGASPRMQGISLGPADLAASRRMKTTRVGGGHPGYLVRTDPVGDDLHAGRTTYQQDLWHYTVARMVDACVLNGILPYYGPFGDIRDVVACEDQFRNAFLLGCVGAWSLHPAQIDIAKKVFSPAPDDVAWARKVIAAMGDGTGAVMIDGKMQDDASVKQCRVVAELADALAERDPELAQAYDAATEEALS, encoded by the coding sequence ATGCGCTCGCCGAAGGACTTCTTCGCACCCCTGGCCGTGGGTGCGCCACAACCGCCGAGGCAGATCCCGGCGCTGCCGTCGAGGATGATCCACTTCTTCGATCCCAGCAACGAGAAGATGGCGACGAAGGTGCCGGACCTGGCGAAGAAGGTCGACGTCCTGCTCGGAAACCTCGAGGACGCCGTCAAGGCCGACCGCAAGGAGGCGGCCAGGGCAGGGCTGGTGCGCATCGCCAAGGAGAACGACTTCGGCGGCACCCAGCTGTGGACCCGAATCAACAGCCTCGACTCGCCATGGGTGCTGGACGACCTCATCACTCTCGTCACCGAGATCGGCGACAAGCTCGACGTCATCATGGTGCCGAAGGTGGAGGGTGCGGCCGACATCCACTACGTCGACCGGCTGCTCGCCCAGTTGGAGGCGCGGGCCGGATTACGCCGGCCGCTGCTGGTTCACGCGATCCTGGAGACCGCGAGCGGCGTCGCGAACGTCGAGGAGATCGCGGGCGCGAGCCCTCGGATGCAGGGCATCTCGCTGGGACCCGCCGACCTCGCCGCGAGCCGCAGGATGAAGACCACCAGGGTCGGCGGCGGGCATCCCGGTTACCTGGTTCGCACCGACCCGGTGGGCGACGACTTGCACGCCGGTCGCACGACCTACCAGCAGGACCTGTGGCACTACACCGTGGCGCGCATGGTGGACGCCTGCGTGTTGAACGGAATCCTGCCCTACTACGGACCGTTCGGCGACATCCGGGATGTGGTGGCCTGCGAGGACCAGTTCCGCAACGCGTTCCTCCTCGGCTGTGTCGGCGCGTGGAGCCTGCACCCCGCGCAGATCGACATCGCCAAGAAGGTGTTCTCCCCCGCGCCCGACGACGTGGCATGGGCACGCAAGGTGATCGCCGCCATGGGCGACGGCACCGGCGCGGTGATGATCGACGGCAAGATGCAGGATGACGCGTCGGTGAAGCAGTGCAGGGTGGTGGCCGAACTGGCCGATGCCCTTGCCGAACGTGACCCTGAACTGGCGCAGGCGTACGACGCCGCCACCGAGGAGGCCCTCTCGTGA